In the Primulina tabacum isolate GXHZ01 chromosome 15, ASM2559414v2, whole genome shotgun sequence genome, GCCAGAAATTCAGTAACACAGTCACATATCTGATGCAAGGATCAAATACTTATATTATTTTCCTGTAAAAATCTTCTTTAATACTTTTCGGGCATATTGGTTGGCATACAACATATCAtagtttcaatttttctttttgtaataacgataattttttatatacttGTGATCCTTGTGCTACGACTGTATAATCTCTTTGCATTCAGATGTCATATAAAAGGCCAACACACATACAGCTTTGATGTTACATCAGTAGTTTCAGAAAGAGCTAGCAGCGGTGGAAACATAAATAAGTAAAAAAGTAATCATGAGATTGCACCAGGAAAAATACAAGTCATACCACATAATAGATATCCTAACAAGGCTCAACCCAATCATAAAATTgcaaatataaattttcttcTGTAATTCACAATGCATATATCCATATATCATACCCTCAGAGGCAACATAAAGAACCTAGGAACGGAAAACATATGCCATAATGGCACTTTCCGTCACTCCAGTATATGATTCAGCATCAATATAACTGTTTTAGTGCTAAAATGACAATACCCATAGTTTAAAAATAGAGGAAAAATCTAGTGCATAGAAGTGGCGAAGAGTTGGGAATTTGTCAAAGGCTATCATTAGCAGACATTAATTCATGGTTAGATGCGATGCACCAATTTAGTAGATATTTGACAATCTTATCAATGAAGAtctaatttaaaatcatttgcataCTATCGCATTAGTTAAAACAAATGACACCAACTTCGGCATTGATGGTTCCTAAAGCCATGAAATATGCATCAATAACTTAGTCCCCAGCCCCCTTGGACACTTCAAAGAAAGAGGAGAGAGGGGGGGGGTGATGGATGTCAAGTCAAATGATGCATATCAAGGTCTTTGCAGTCCATTTTCATACAGGAAATCAAAATGAAAGATGCTAACGCTATTCATAAAAGGCTGCAATGTTTAAAGTGGCTACATTAGCATTCAGAATTTTTGATCAAGTAGAAGTTCAAAAGCTATATACTGCATTATGGCGCTTCGTTGCATAACAGAGAGAAATAACAAGAGAGGAAGAGCTACAATGAGAAATCATGCAAGTATCAAACACGAATGGCGCTTTGAGGAAAAGTAACTTAAGTTCTTCTGTCGTACTGGAGTTTCTTTTATGTTGTATAAATGATATTAACTTACGCATGGGTACAAGTTGTACAGTCTTATAGAGAACAGTTCAACCTCAAAACGACACAAGAATGTAACTGATTATAACAACAGAGAATGTAGATATATATTTTATCCAACTGAATTTTACTACTGCACAAATTTAGTATAGCTTAACAGCATGAAATTTATAGGCGATAGAGAAATAGATGGATGCATGCTTTCCTATAGGCATCACAGAAGAATCTTTGATCCAATCCTTAGTAATTTCAGTTGCTAATTATTTAATGTTGCTTATTGGCAACTgcaaatgaataaaaaaataaatttaaaattttcaagattatcAAGATCCAAAGTTAAAACCTCTAATTGTAACGAGCTTGAATGATGAACACTCTACGAATGGATGGTAACAAACTCTCTCTCTCCTTTCCCTCCCTCACAATAAGCTTAATCGAATCCCTTAAATATCTTTTTATGGTTGTTTCATGAAAAGACTAACACTTAAGAATCTCATACAAATGAATCTCATCTATTTGTGCACAATAGAAAATCCAATTATTCCTCCCTCACATCACCAAAACGCTTGCTAGCAACATGGCTTCTACAGTTTCCTACATTGCTTTGTTAGAGTAGAATGTAAATACAAATCTACAAATATACTGTAGGCTAAGAGCTTTTATTCATTCtttgtaaaataatatatattttaatataatttatatcatTTTGACAAAAGTTTTATCTATTATTAATGCAAGCGACGTAGGTAAAGATATTCAATATGTTATAGTATATTTAAAGATGACATCGTACATTTGATATTTGTCAAGAAACACGATTTTATTACTGTATATTTAAAATGCGTTTCTAGTCAATTGAGCCGCCTAAAAGAAGGAAGGTCGTTCGAacttgagactagcatatgtgaagATTTGTACCACGTTTCATTTATATGAACATAGAAATGTTCAAGCATACAAATAGGTGCTATAGGATAAATTAATCAAACTACCCTTACTCGGACTTTCCAAATGGTTATCATTTCTCGAGTGGAGAAGTCTTATTATGGTTgaacatcattagtccttatacTTGATACAACACTGAGCCTTTATTTCTTAGTcatgtgctttgactcgtttactgaCTTTGTGAAGGTTATCaagtggcgagattgggtacgtAACGACACATATAGTTGGGGATTCACCACTCGTCTGTAGACGTTTATATCATATGTGATCAAAAGATATAATATTGCatggagtctctggccagagcaagatgTGTTCTACATGAAGAGCTAACTACGCTTAAAATCCAGATTAATATGAGTCATACCCAAACGTGATTCGTTGGAGGTATAAAAACCCTATGCATGGTTTTAGATTTTAATGATTCATACGAGCGTCCAAGGTTTTGTATGACAAATTTTTTCTTAGGTGCGAGACACACGTATCCCAACATGCTTCTCTCTTatagaaatataatatatctTATTCTTCCTTCATTGTGAGATTTCTTTTTTGATCATGCCTAGGAAGGATTGAATACCTCAAAATCTTGTGTCACAAAACAATTGTTATCTTAAACAATCAATTAGGTTTTTTCACCAACTATCGATATTTTGTTAGGTGGGTAATTAGAATTTAAGGGCACCATATGTTGATCTGAAAATGCAAACTAATAAATGCTTCTTATGAACTGAAACAAAAAATATCCCAGCATATCATGTTTGGAATGCTGGAACACTACATATAACAGTCAAAAGCTACATAGTTCCTATTGTATTCAAAAATCCGAATCCATGGACACCTAACAAGGGCTCTACACAATAGGTTCCTCAAGTAACAACTTTGCATCCATCCTTATTTTGCTTAAATAGTTAAATTAAATCGAGAGAATTACATCAAATAACCTTATAAACTTCatcaaactcttccaaaaaatTGATGTGAGACAGAGCTACTATAATTCTTATACGACCACAACATAAATTACAGAGTATAAATTGATGTATAGGAAATAGTGAATCAAAGAACGATGTCTCACGATTACAGTGACTCAAAGCTGCAAGAACTACAATAATCTGAGTGAGACATCCAGTCAAGGATCAAATCCTTTACAAGAAGAAAGTCACTCCCTCTCCTTTCCCTAGCACAAAACTAGCCAAAAAACACAATATGCTATAATGTCTTTCTTATAACAACTCTAGCCTAATATATTTGTTCCTCTTTCCCCTCACTCAAGCTACGGATTAAAGAATGGTCGTGATTTTCTAGGCCTAATATACTTGGGCCCATAAATTCCTACTTTTGAGACTGTCATGTCAACAGAATCATGCTCAAAAAGGCGGAAAAAAAAAGATTcacacatataatataaaaaatcaaaattaatctACACCTGGCACAAAAGTGAAGTCCAGAAGGGTGAAGAATAATTACTGTCGTTATATAATggtaaaataatttattctcaTAAAAAATCTTTCACTGTCATTGTGTTTTCTAATTTATTCTCATCAAGTATAATGTGCCCCCACATATGCAAAATAATCTATCTAATCAAGCAAGAAAGTCATCTGTTAATAAGAGGGATACAAAATCAACTGATTAACTAGACAAATACTCACTCCTCTAGTCCACTTCTAACCCACTAGCTATGCTTGCACTCATACACatccaaaacaaaaatttattcattattAAATGCTTTACATTTTTACTCTATCCAATTCCCCATCTTTTTCAAAACAAATATGCATAGTGTCACAAtaaaatttcttttcaaaatgtaGATATTTCTTTAAATGGAAAAAAAGGATTCATGCTATATGTCCTGCTTCCAATTGATATTCAACTTACAATAAGTTACATAAAcctgataattttaaaatacaaatcatCACTAGTACAACAattaataaaacataaaaaagcATAATTTGGGAATAACTCCTCCAACATAGAAAGTGAAAAAATTTCATGCTTGCAGTTGTACATTATTTAGTCCAAAAATAGGGTTGTAACCCTTTCATTTTATGTGTTTGACTTTTAGCTGATCTGGCATATGCTAGCTAAAGTATTGTAGATATAATAATGGCAATACCACAAGGGATTCAATAAGAATATGAGTGATGAATTTGAGTCAAAATAAACTTAAGATTCTCTTGGTCATATTCCTAGTATATATTTGGTATCATAATTGTGAAAAATCCACAATTGTTGTCAATGTTTCTAGACCCAGATTCCAgaccaaattcaaaatttaattatcatgttATATCTATAGCCGACATTGTTTTTATCAAGAAGGAAATTTCAATGATGATAAATTCTACGATTGATGAGGACACAAAAAAAATAGTAGGTTCGAAAACGGTAAGGAAACAAATGGTAGATAGATTGATTCAAAACTTTGCAAAAATTCGACCACTTAAGGAAAAGTGAGTTGATCAATTCTATTTAAAACAAGTGCAGAAATATAAATGCAAAAGGTCAATGGTACATGGATTTTTATAGAGGTTCGAAGTCACTTTTACTTCTTTTTTCTGTTTCGAGAAAGTTTCACTAGAAACACTAAAGAAACAATAGTTTGTAGAACTCAATGGTGTTACATATCAGTTTCCAAAGTTGAATAGCCATACATCAGTTCAAAGCACTGAATAGTTTctcacatcaatttatacaaATAAATACCTTACAAGAGCTGTGTAATGGCACTAAATAACCATTACAACAAAGTATTATGAAGTGAAAGATATTCTAATCTACACAGTTCTTAAGAGTGCTAAATTCTTGATGGCTTCATCAAATAAATGTAGCTCGAGTAgtcttcaaaattttcaatgctcTGACTTCTATAGTCTGTAGACAAGACTTCCtgatttatgattttcataaatgATTTCAACACTTGGCCATATATGGAATCCAATGTAGCTTTGACCTCTTGGAGTAATGCGACATTTCCCAAAATGGTAACTATCATTCCAACAGGCAACTTAGCATTCAATGCATTGCACAATAAATACAGTATCAACTTTGTCTGATATTTTTTTAGGTTACTGTTGGACAACAACCCCAAGATCAAGCTTTGACGTCCCTTATATGGTACAAAACTTGATCTtcaaaatcttcttattttcgGTCTTCCAAGTTCTTCAACACAACCAACCAGAAAGTCCTTGCAGTAGCTAGACGTAGACGTCTACAATAGATGCATCCAGTAAGACTAGTGTTAAAGTCTTGGTATAGAATTCTTTAACTTCCGGAAAACAAGATGCAATAGACGTAGTCCAACTCCTAAGTCTTTAAACCGCATATGATTTACTCATCATCCAAACTTATGCAATTTATTTTCTAACACAGTGTGCAAGCACCTTTAATAGAAATGGTGCAGAATTCAAATTGGTCATGATTGATGGAGCATTTCTTtcttataaattataattcagtAGGAATTGGTTAGCAGGAATTTTAAGTGATAAGTAAGAACGTTTGTTATTTTTATACCAGTAGGATGGCTGGCAGTAGCATGTTTGtaatattattcaaaatataCTATTTTTGGAACattcatatattttaattttattttgcaaAATTAAACAGAGTATTTCAAACAACGCCGTAAAAATGCCACTCGCCACAAAACCGACAGTAAAAAAAGCAAATCTCCCACTTGCTTCCCAAAAACCTGACAACATAGATTCCGATTGAATCAAAAATAAGAAGTGCACCATCAATATTTGACAATTTCCATTCTCTATtcttttatataaatttaatgcACCAACTATGAGGAATACTGACTTTATGCTTGCTGCAAGAGGTCAATGTCTCTATACCATGAATATGGAATCATATCACAAGTCGCTAACATTTTGTGTTTGATGGAAATTGTGTCAATCACAAATGGGCCACAGAACTCATTAACACTGCAATTTTTGCTGATAGTGGCGGCACTCACATGTCCCTAGTAGACTATACTTGAACACTTGCAGAAGTAACAGCTCTCATTGATGGTACTAGTTCATTTGATGCACTCTAGATCATTTTTCAATGGGATTCTGTCACCAAGTCGATGAGTTAGAGTTTGGTAGATACTAATATTGTATTCTTTTGCTGCCGGTATGCTTTCATCTAGATTGGTTGTGATTGAGAGCTTCAGCTAGGGAACAGAGAGACCTCATTCCCTTTTTTCTTCTAGCCACAAGTTTCACTTTTGCTACCATTTCACACATTAATCTAAAGCAACCGTAAAATTCTTGACATTTAagggaaaaaaatgaaaaaaaagttgAAGATAAGACACCACTTGTGACTTACAGAACATTTCATGTTGGACTGGTTTGTCGCACTTCATACGCTCTTAAAAAAAGATCGTACACGATGAATTTCACTACCAACTAGATCACATTGGGTGTTGCACCGATAAACATTGACCCAAGTTAGTCAAGAAATTCGTGATGCAGCATATAAACCCATGCACACCTCTCCCACAATCTAATTTCTGGTATGAGATATTACACGAGGCATGTAAGGGATGGTGCACACCTTTGTTGGACTATAATTTGAATAAATGCAAACATCCAAGAATTTCTTCATTTTTCTTGGAAATATTTGATCTTGTAGGCTACTGCCTTGGCTTTACTTGTGGTAAAAGTTCGATAAAGTACTTTCATAATAAGTTAAAGCCATAGTAAGGGTATTCTGAAAATAGAGAATTCGATAACAATCATTTCCAcacataatataaaaaaaaaattattaaacatAAAGCTCAAAGAGCGGAATTGGTATTAGAGAATTGTAAACTCATCCATTACATGATTTACGAGTGCTGCGACGGAGGTTTGGGATCAGAATTTGAGCGGCGGAGGCTTTCAATCAATTCAGCAAGCTCCTTGCGGGCGGACTCTCTGCCGAACATAAATCCATACCTGAAATAAACGGATTAGAATTAATCAACAGGAAATATTTAAGAAGATTTGAGAGAGAATAAGTACCAGGTAGACACAGCAGAGAAGACACCGGCAATACCTACTGTCTGCAGCAAAGTGAAGCTTTTCTGCATTTTCCAAGTTTCAAAGAAAAAGGAAAGTTTGAAAGAAAAAGGAGAAAATTTACTTTTTTCTTCTAGGATCCCTCAAATTAAatccaatttatttttttcatcttgTCATTTCTCACAACTTTTGCATCGAAAACATTTTGAAATTCCATATAAATTTCGCCCAGAATTTGAAAAACACATTGACTGTACACATTGGTAAACTATAAAATGTTTTGAACactttttatttgaaaatcGAAGGGAGAAAATAAGTTAAAAATAGCTACTTTAGAACTAgttttctggaaaattttcaaaaacaaatcttcattattttgaattttttggggCTTTCCACTTGAGATCTTGTTATATATCTACACACGATGATTTCTGGATaagatataatataaaaataccaACACCTTTCGAGACCCAATTTCTGAAAAAGGTAGTGGATTAAATTATACACAAtctatattaaattatataatatataatataatttatattattatataaatatattatttattttattattattattcaaatccactcattaaattttgattaaataacTCAAAAAATTTGGGTTGTCACAATTAGTATTGATATAGAGATGTTCAAAACGTATAGATGAGTACTCGTAAGATGAATTCATCTTGCTCGAACTTTCCAAATGACCACCATTTTTGAGTGATGAAGACTATGGTTGTGGTCATACACCATTAACCCTCACCAACTCCATGAGGGTTATCAAGTGGTGATATTAGATGTAGTTACAACACATACATTATGCAGAGCATTGTAGTACGGTACTCATTACTTGGCTACAAGAGTGAACATCATCTGTGATCTAATCAAATTatagtgcatgaaatctttGGACAAAGAAGATATGTGCTTTAGGGGAAAAAAAGGTCTCCAAGTTGCACATATGATGCAGCTATGAATACTCAAAGATACTTCACATGGTTATTTAATTCACACGCAACCCTCAATGTACCAAGTATTGCATATTTGATTGGGATATATGTGATAAAGGGACTATAATGTATGTTAAACATAACTTATTGGTTCTTGTAGGAACTATCAGTTATACCTAAGGAATCATGGGACGATGGTATTAGACGCTCTTATCATGATTCGATGAGTGCAGTCAGAAGTGATTCTGgcatttt is a window encoding:
- the LOC142527998 gene encoding uncharacterized protein LOC142527998 is translated as MQKSFTLLQTVGIAGVFSAVSTWYGFMFGRESARKELAELIESLRRSNSDPKPPSQHS